In Candidatus Tiamatella incendiivivens, the genomic window CCCAAACCTAGATTCATTGCAGAAGGATACGTGGAAAAAATAGATAACGCTGTCCGGCAAATTCTAGTCAGGTTAATAAACATCATTAGCATCCCAGAGATAAAAGTAGGGGAAATAGCTAAAAGAAACGTAATATACCTAGATGCAAATCAGACATTATTGGAAGCAGCAACAATAATATCTAGACACGGTATAAGAGGAGCACCAGTTAGAGATGAAGACTATAGGCTTGTCGGGTTCTTTACAGCTTCCGACCTTGCTAGAGCAATAGCCCGAGGATTTAAACCTTCCGATAAAGTACATGAGGCTCTGACTAGGAGAGATGTTATAACCATAAGTGAACATGCAGACATATTCGATGCCATAAGTCTAATGGAATCCCATGGAATAGGTAGGCTTATTCTCGTAGATTCTAACAATAATCCTAACGGTATAATAACAAGGACAGATATACTCAAATTAATGGCAGGTTTAAGGAGGTGATTTATGATGGAGAAATCTTTTACCAGAATTGGGAGAGTATTCTTCTTAAAACTAAATGAAGGGGACCACCCTCACCGCGGAATAGAAGAACTCCTAGAATCCCAAGGAATAGAATCTGCCTGGATTAACGGTATAGGCGGGTTTTCCTGGGCTCGTATAGGAGTGTTCGATCCTGATAGAAAAACCTATGATACTGTTAATGTTGAACCCGAACCCGGACATGTTCTAGAAGTAGTATCTCTACTAGGTAACAGTGTACTAGGTGATGATGGTAAGTATTATACGCATTTACATGTCAACGTAGCAAGAAACCCTACCACTCCATTTACTGGTCACCTGGTCGACGCTATCGTAACACCGTTTCTCGAAGTAATGGTAGCCGAGCTAGTTGGAGATATGAAAAGTATAAGAGATATATTTAAACATAGATGGGCATTGTAAAAGAGGAGGCCCTTCGTTATCTCTCTCTTTTACCTTCAATGAACTCGTTAAACCATATGTAGGCTATTTCATCACTTGGTGCTTGAATTGGAGGGTGCTTGAAGAAGGGAGCTGAAACGCTCGGTATGATACCACCTATTCTTCTGTCTAATGCGATCTTGGTTCCCCTAATGACATCAATCATTGCACCAGCAAACATACTCTTATCATCCACTTGGAGTTTGGCTTCAATTACTACTGGAAATCCTGCGAAGCTAGTTCCCTTTAGGTGAAAGTACGCTATTTTTGTATTACCTAGAAATGGGACATAATCACTCGGACCTATTCTCACCTTACCTTCTTTAGCTAGCTCGTCACCGTATGGAAGGATGCTAGTAACTGCTGATGTTTTGGATATTCTTTTGCTTCTCAGCCTTTCTTCTACTAACATGTTTTCAAAATCAGTGTTTCCCCCTATGTTAAGCTGGTAAGTTTCTTCGATTTTTACACCTCTCATATGCATAAGTCTTACGAGCGTTCTATGGAACACCGTAGCACCTAGCTGTCCTTTAACATCGTCTCCAACTAAGGGTATCCCTTTCTCTCTGAACCTCTTATCCCAATCACTGACAGGATCACTGGCTATGAATACTGGCATACCATTAATGAATGCTACACCAGCTTCGAGAGCAGCTTTAGCATATAACCTAGTTGCTTCTTCACTTCCAACTGGCAAGAAGTTAATGACTATCTCAGCACCGCTGTTTTTCAATGTATTCACTACATCCTCGAAGCTTGCATCATGCTCGATGGGGTTGAATCTTTCCTTCATATGAGGAGCGACTCCGTCGAGCACGACACCTGGAGAGACCTCTACTCCTAGTTTCTCTGGAAGATCTGCAAACTTCGGTGTCAAATTCGGAGGCTGAAATATTGCTTCAGATAAATCCCTACCTACTTTATATTTAGAGATGTCTATCGCTGCTACCCATTCGATGCCACCTATATGGTAACCTCCTAGTTTTACTTTAGATACGCCAGGAACAAACTCATCTTCAGCTACATCTTCATAGTAAAATGTTCCTTGTATAAGTGCAGATGCACAATTTCCTACTCCTATTACAGCTGCCTTTATTTTGGCCACGTCTACCACCACATATTTATCGTTACAAATATTAATTACTATAAAATATAAAAGGTTTACCGGTGCATGTGAGATTGAATCACAGTGAAACCGAGGCATTGAAACGATTGAAAAGGAAAATGACCATAGAAACACTATGGATCTATGTAATAGCTGTCCTTAAGAAAAGGGGGGCTCAGCATGGTTATGGAGTCAAAAAGGCGATCCAACAAGAATTCAATTTCAATCCGGCAACTATAACTACCTACACTGTCCTTTATAGGATGGAGAAAGAAGGGCTTATAAGAAAAGACAGTACAAATCGGTATCACCCTACAGAAAAGGGGTTGAAAGCATTTGATGAAGCGATTAATGTTCTGAAGGAAACAATTGAAAAACTAGTATGAGCAAGTTAGTAGCTAGGGAGGAAAAATGAATGGCAAAAAACAAACCATAGTTCTAATTTTCATTCTAGGATTGCTAGTCGGTATACTAGGAGGATACGACTTCGGTTACATGCAGGGGACACAGCATGAAAGAACTTCTCTTCAATCCAAAGTGACAGAACTAGGAAATAATTATAGGATGCTACTTCTAATAGAAAAACTTTCTACTATAGATAAACTAGAGACAATAATTATAAAACAAATCTCAAGTATCAATCAAAACACTACACTTGATGTAAATTTAACTAAAAACATAACATTGGAAGCAACCACATTAGCTAGAGAAGCTTCAAACATGGCTGATAATATAACCTGCCCTGGAAAAGTCGGAGAATTACTAAAAACAAAAACAGAAGTACTAGAAAATTTAACGGAGGAAATGACCTTCTACCTCAATAAACAAGACTATCTAGATATGGTTAGCACTTACCGAGAAATAATGATAACGATAAAAGATATTGCAGAGATTATCAACACCTGCTAGACTAGGCTTGCTATAACCACCGATTACACATCACAATGATCGCAACTTACATTTAATTTGAACCAAGAAAAACCATTAGAAGACAGAAATTGGAGCCGCCGGCGGGACTTGAACCCGCGACCACCGGCTTACAAGGCCGGCGCTTACGGCCCCGCGCAGGGGTCTACCGGCTGAGCTACGGCGGCACCGTCTAGTATTTTCTCTAGAGGTAGAGATTTAAGGATTACTGTTTTATTGATTCTAACACATTATCTCCATTCCCACGGTGTTGCTATTTGGACCTGGCTATCTTGCTTGTTCTAGCCGTTATCTTAGGGTATATAGGCTCTTCAAAATATAAGGGTAATGAAAAATTGTACGAAATCATTGACCTGGTTTTGTCTGCTAGCACCCTAGTCATAGTTTTCACTATAGGTATTAGAGCTGGATTCATACTAAGGAGTTCAGGTAGTTGGGGCTTTCTCGTCGAAGCTAGCGCATTGTTTAGCATTGCTGGAATATTGCTTAGTTTGCTGTCCGGTTTTATTATAAGCAAGACAGGTGATAGAGACTGGTGAAGCTTCCATTCAGTTTATATACTGTTTCAGTATTAATTACTGGATTCTTCCTTGGTTACCATGGGATAGACATCCCTTCTAACACTATGATATATACGTTATACTTACTAGTTTTAGCTGCGGGATATTTGATAGGAGACGAATTAACAAGACTTGGCAGGAATGCTGGTAAAGCATTCGCTACCGGGGGATTTCTCGCTTTCTCCACCATTTTATCGAGCATTATTGGAGGTATACTTGTATCTGAGATTCTAGGTATTGACACACGGTTGGGTGCAGTAATCGGAGGGGGTTCCGGATGGTATAGTCTTGTTGGGCCTATGATTTCGCAGATTGATCCGCTAATGGGTCTCGTAGGGTTTCTTGCTAACTTGCTTCGAGAGA contains:
- a CDS encoding inositol-3-phosphate synthase, coding for MAKIKAAVIGVGNCASALIQGTFYYEDVAEDEFVPGVSKVKLGGYHIGGIEWVAAIDISKYKVGRDLSEAIFQPPNLTPKFADLPEKLGVEVSPGVVLDGVAPHMKERFNPIEHDASFEDVVNTLKNSGAEIVINFLPVGSEEATRLYAKAALEAGVAFINGMPVFIASDPVSDWDKRFREKGIPLVGDDVKGQLGATVFHRTLVRLMHMRGVKIEETYQLNIGGNTDFENMLVEERLRSKRISKTSAVTSILPYGDELAKEGKVRIGPSDYVPFLGNTKIAYFHLKGTSFAGFPVVIEAKLQVDDKSMFAGAMIDVIRGTKIALDRRIGGIIPSVSAPFFKHPPIQAPSDEIAYIWFNEFIEGKRER
- a CDS encoding PadR family transcriptional regulator codes for the protein MNHSETEALKRLKRKMTIETLWIYVIAVLKKRGAQHGYGVKKAIQQEFNFNPATITTYTVLYRMEKEGLIRKDSTNRYHPTEKGLKAFDEAINVLKETIEKLV
- a CDS encoding lysine exporter LysO family protein, encoding MKLPFSLYTVSVLITGFFLGYHGIDIPSNTMIYTLYLLVLAAGYLIGDELTRLGRNAGKAFATGGFLAFSTILSSIIGGILVSEILGIDTRLGAVIGGGSGWYSLVGPMISQIDPLMGLVGFLANLLREIIHILIYPVLARCCWLPGIAVGGATTMDTGLPVIAMYGGRKASIIAMINGGLITLSVPFVLSFLLGY
- a CDS encoding CBS domain-containing protein — translated: MVELTMTQRQVLETLVNLYEEKKGMIKSKEVASILGKDEGTVRNIIVWLKNVGLVESRTGPLGGYIPTLKAKELLKRSYGHPIAYGVVKLGERREHLLNIISMEILNLFSQEPGKAFIKVLGDTSFIDRGMKARIESIPKPRFIAEGYVEKIDNAVRQILVRLINIISIPEIKVGEIAKRNVIYLDANQTLLEAATIISRHGIRGAPVRDEDYRLVGFFTASDLARAIARGFKPSDKVHEALTRRDVITISEHADIFDAISLMESHGIGRLILVDSNNNPNGIITRTDILKLMAGLRR
- a CDS encoding DNA-binding protein, whose translation is MEKSFTRIGRVFFLKLNEGDHPHRGIEELLESQGIESAWINGIGGFSWARIGVFDPDRKTYDTVNVEPEPGHVLEVVSLLGNSVLGDDGKYYTHLHVNVARNPTTPFTGHLVDAIVTPFLEVMVAELVGDMKSIRDIFKHRWAL